In the Terriglobales bacterium genome, TCACCTGGCCCACGATCTCAGGTTCGCCCACCACCATCGAATCCAGGCTGGAGGTCACGCGGAAGACGTGCAGCAGCGCCGCCTCGTCCATCAGGCGGTAGAAGTGCTTCCACTCGCAGAGGCGCAGGCCGTAATGCTTGGTCAGGAAGTTGAGCACCGAGGTGGCGGCGGTGGCGAAGTCGCTGGTCCAGAGCACGAACTCGGTGCGGTTGCAGGTGGCCAGCACCACCACCTCTTCGATCCCTTCCGCCTGGTGCAGTTGGTGCAGGGCTTCATAGCGCCGGTCTTCGCTGATCCAGAAGCGCTCGCGCACGGCCACGGGGGAAGAGCGGTAGTTCAGGCCGATTACCACCAATGTCGGTTCCAAGGCGGTCCTCCCTGGGAAAACCCTCTACGCCTGGAGAAAGGCACCCCCCTTGCCAAAGTGGCTGCCGCCCCAACACGGAAATAATCGTCCTGTTTTCAATGTCTTACAGAGGCAACTCTGCAGGAAGAAACGGGCTTCTTAGTGAGCAGGTTGCGGGATATGGCGCGGAGGGAGGGGTATTTCGCACCGTCCCGCGCGACCTGGATTCCTCGTGGAGCTTGTAAGCTGTTGTTATTGCGATGAGTAATTCAGCAGGCAAGTGGCACGGCAGTTGCCCTAGAATAGGCGGGACGTTCGTCCCAGTCGCGACTTCCTAAACGGAGACTCTATGAAAGCGATCGTGAAAGTAGCAGTTCTGCTGATGGTTCTGGGCTTGGTCCTTTCGACGTCGGCGCTGGCTGCCGGCCCGGGGGCCGACACCTTCAAGGCCAAGTGCGCCATGTGTCACGGTGCGGATGGGGCGGGCAAGGCCGCCATCGGCACAAAGGACCTAGGCTCGGCCGACGTCCAGAAGCAGACCGACGCCCAGCTCACCGACATCATCACCAAGGGCAAACCGCCCAAGATGCCGGCCTACGGTGGCAAGCTGAGCGAGGACGAGATCAAGAACCTGGTGGCCTTCATTCGCAG is a window encoding:
- a CDS encoding cytochrome c, with the protein product MKAIVKVAVLLMVLGLVLSTSALAAGPGADTFKAKCAMCHGADGAGKAAIGTKDLGSADVQKQTDAQLTDIITKGKPPKMPAYGGKLSEDEIKNLVAFIR